A stretch of Kaistella flava (ex Peng et al. 2021) DNA encodes these proteins:
- a CDS encoding penicillin-binding protein 1A, which translates to MENTQNKGSKPQQKFPLPPKKVKNTGWKKWVKFVWAALILLIVGIAAVFFAVSQGFLGDMPDVKELENPDIYVASEIYSSDGKILGKFEKEKTQPVTYKELPPYLIYALQAKEDERFKEHSGIDLQSVARAVAFGGKRGGGSTITQQLAKLLFTGTASQNSVQRSFQKLKEWVVAVSLEKRYTKEEIITLYFNKFDFVNNANGIEMASRIYFNKKASQLTLPEAAMFVAMLEAPVANNPMRNPERAKRRRDVVLEQMLKTGYLDQATYEKALATPIAVDYHPVKSIDEGYSAYYKYYLRKEIESYIKDYEKKTGKTLNLFKDGLKIYTTLDSKMQTYAEEAIKEHLTDLQSRFDAEQRGRKQRPFYKINDAQISSIMLSAMKRTGRYKQLKNAGVPEDSIMLDFKKPIKTSRFTWKGEEEVEMSPWDSIRYHKQIAQAGLMSMVPGTGEIKAWVGGINWQHFQYDHIKQGKRQVGSTFKPFVYATAIMKLGMTPCSTVSNATYTKGSWSVRGSGGMLTLRNALAQSQNAVAVRLIEMTGVKSVIQTARDLGVTEEIPNEYAVALGSSDITIFEMLGAYSTFANYGNYIKPEMIWRIEDANGRVIKEVKPVTKEVMNELYAYTMIDLMKGVAEFGTASGELGRRGVAKGIEIAGKTGTTQNNSDGWFMGITPNLATGVWVGWEDRATHFYGTGEGQGAKMALPIWAIYMKKVWADKELGISPEDKFVKPSGWTGGCGDLQGLGGYGDDGGLQTIDEIKNPTVAEPLNPNKKSPAKKEDNVNENINTGDDIDFNK; encoded by the coding sequence ATGGAAAACACACAGAACAAAGGAAGTAAACCACAACAAAAGTTTCCACTTCCTCCAAAAAAAGTCAAAAATACTGGCTGGAAAAAATGGGTGAAATTCGTATGGGCTGCACTAATTCTCTTAATTGTAGGAATAGCAGCTGTATTCTTTGCAGTGTCCCAAGGATTTCTTGGCGATATGCCCGATGTGAAAGAACTTGAAAATCCAGATATTTATGTAGCTTCCGAAATTTATTCTTCGGATGGAAAAATACTGGGCAAATTTGAAAAAGAAAAAACTCAACCTGTTACCTACAAAGAATTACCTCCTTATTTAATCTATGCTTTACAGGCAAAAGAAGATGAGCGATTTAAGGAACATTCAGGAATTGATTTACAATCGGTTGCTCGTGCTGTTGCTTTTGGTGGTAAAAGAGGTGGTGGTTCTACCATTACTCAGCAATTAGCGAAACTATTATTTACAGGTACTGCGTCGCAAAATAGCGTGCAAAGATCTTTTCAAAAATTAAAAGAATGGGTAGTTGCTGTAAGTTTAGAAAAGCGTTATACCAAAGAGGAAATCATTACTCTTTATTTCAACAAATTTGATTTTGTAAATAACGCCAACGGAATCGAAATGGCGTCGCGAATTTATTTTAATAAAAAGGCTTCCCAATTGACTTTACCCGAAGCAGCAATGTTTGTAGCAATGCTTGAAGCGCCAGTTGCAAACAATCCGATGCGAAATCCTGAAAGGGCAAAACGCAGAAGAGATGTTGTATTGGAGCAAATGCTGAAAACGGGTTATCTGGATCAGGCAACATATGAAAAAGCATTAGCAACTCCTATTGCTGTTGACTATCATCCTGTTAAATCAATTGATGAAGGTTACTCAGCCTATTACAAGTATTATTTAAGAAAAGAAATCGAGAGCTACATTAAAGACTATGAAAAGAAAACCGGTAAGACTTTAAATTTATTTAAAGATGGTTTGAAAATTTATACTACGCTGGATTCCAAAATGCAAACTTATGCTGAAGAGGCAATTAAAGAGCATTTAACGGATCTGCAAAGTAGATTTGATGCTGAGCAAAGAGGAAGAAAGCAAAGACCTTTCTATAAAATTAATGATGCTCAGATCAGCTCTATCATGCTTAGTGCGATGAAGAGAACTGGAAGATACAAGCAATTAAAAAATGCAGGTGTTCCAGAGGACTCGATTATGCTTGACTTTAAAAAACCTATAAAAACTTCCAGATTTACTTGGAAAGGTGAGGAAGAAGTTGAAATGTCTCCTTGGGATTCTATCCGTTATCACAAGCAAATTGCGCAAGCAGGATTAATGTCGATGGTTCCCGGAACTGGAGAAATTAAAGCTTGGGTTGGTGGAATTAACTGGCAGCATTTTCAATACGATCATATCAAGCAAGGGAAAAGACAGGTTGGTTCAACTTTCAAACCTTTTGTTTATGCTACGGCAATTATGAAATTAGGAATGACACCATGTTCGACTGTATCCAATGCTACTTATACTAAAGGATCATGGAGCGTGAGAGGTAGTGGTGGAATGCTGACATTGCGAAATGCTTTAGCACAATCTCAAAACGCGGTCGCAGTACGATTAATTGAAATGACAGGTGTTAAAAGCGTAATACAAACGGCTAGAGATTTAGGAGTAACCGAAGAAATTCCGAATGAATATGCAGTGGCCTTAGGTTCATCAGATATTACGATATTCGAAATGCTGGGTGCTTATAGTACTTTTGCCAATTATGGGAATTATATTAAACCTGAAATGATCTGGAGAATTGAAGATGCCAATGGACGGGTTATTAAAGAGGTAAAACCAGTCACCAAAGAAGTGATGAACGAATTATACGCTTACACCATGATCGATCTGATGAAAGGCGTTGCAGAATTCGGGACAGCTTCAGGTGAACTAGGAAGAAGAGGCGTTGCCAAAGGAATTGAAATCGCAGGTAAAACAGGAACGACACAAAATAACTCCGACGGTTGGTTTATGGGAATTACACCGAATCTCGCCACAGGTGTTTGGGTTGGCTGGGAAGATCGAGCAACTCACTTCTATGGAACAGGTGAAGGACAAGGTGCGAAAATGGCCTTACCAATTTGGGCAATCTATATGAAGAAAGTTTGGGCAGATAAAGAATTAGGAATTTCTCCTGAAGACAAATTTGTTAAACCTTCTGGCTGGACAGGTGGTTGCGGCGATCTACAAGGACTTGGAGGATATGGCGATGACGGAGGTTTACAAACCATTGATGAAATCAAAAATCCGACAGTTGCAGAACCCTTGAATCCAAACAAAAAATCTCCTGCAAAAAAAGAAGATAATGTTAATGAAAATATCAATACCGGCGACGATATCGATTTTAACAAATAA
- a CDS encoding gliding motility lipoprotein GldH: protein MHKIMGAFFVLFFLASCNNDSEEVLMNNLNGKWNKKTEQKFDFKVTDAQNPKNIIFVVRNNNDYPYSNIRLIVNFLDGQTKKKSTDTLNYILAEPNGAWIGKGFGDTKEILFQYKLDYKFPANGDYSIGIIQAMRNDNLPGIEDIGVKIETAKP, encoded by the coding sequence ATGCATAAGATAATGGGTGCTTTTTTCGTTTTGTTTTTTCTTGCCAGTTGTAACAATGATTCGGAAGAAGTGTTGATGAATAACCTCAACGGAAAATGGAATAAAAAAACCGAACAGAAATTTGACTTTAAAGTAACGGATGCTCAAAATCCAAAAAATATTATATTTGTTGTAAGAAATAACAATGATTATCCATATAGTAATATCAGGCTGATTGTTAATTTTTTGGATGGGCAAACGAAAAAGAAAAGTACAGATACGCTTAATTATATTTTGGCAGAACCGAACGGCGCCTGGATTGGAAAAGGTTTCGGCGATACCAAAGAAATTCTTTTTCAATATAAATTAGATTATAAATTTCCAGCAAACGGTGATTATTCCATCGGAATTATTCAAGCGATGAGAAATGATAACCTCCCCGGAATTGAAGATATTGGCGTAAAAATAGAAACGGCAAAACCGTAA
- a CDS encoding protein adenylyltransferase SelO, which yields MNLDQITQQYLTLFPGDLSGNPMQRQTPKVLSSTTEIAHFENPDLIIFNEKLSEEIGLGTIEKQEDKDFLNAKFLPTNMKTYSTAYAGHQFGNWAGQLGDGRAIFAGEIKNTQGSKSEIQWKGAGATPYSRHADGRAVLRSSVREYLMSEAMYHLGIPTTRALSLSFSGEQVVRDILYDGNAAYEKGAVMTRTAPSFLRFGHFELLSAQGETETLKELADFAIENYFPEIDISSPDKYAEFFKTIANKTADMIVDWFRVGFVHGVMNTDNMSILGLTIDYGPFSFLDEYDLNFTPNTTDLPGRRYAFGNQAKIAQWNLWQLANALFSLIKDESKLEKILNDFNTTFWIKHDEMMAKKFGFDQVQEGDDELFTNAQQLMQDLKIDYTLFFKQLETYSENIDFKVHFKEVFYSRTTEEQFEKLKDFLTLYQNRLTKNSISKTDSLTLMNTTNPKFILRNYLLFECINELNEGKKDLLNKLLTALENPYEEIYPEFSVKRPNEYDGQTGCSTLSCSS from the coding sequence ATGAATTTAGACCAAATCACTCAACAATATTTAACGCTTTTTCCTGGTGATCTTTCTGGAAACCCAATGCAAAGGCAAACTCCTAAAGTTTTATCTTCAACTACGGAAATTGCTCATTTTGAAAATCCTGACCTGATTATATTTAATGAAAAACTATCCGAGGAAATTGGCTTAGGAACAATTGAAAAGCAAGAAGACAAAGACTTTCTAAATGCAAAATTTCTTCCGACCAATATGAAAACTTATTCAACTGCTTACGCTGGACATCAGTTTGGAAATTGGGCAGGTCAACTTGGTGATGGTCGCGCAATTTTCGCTGGTGAGATTAAAAACACTCAAGGTTCAAAATCCGAAATCCAATGGAAAGGTGCCGGCGCAACTCCATATTCTCGACATGCTGATGGACGGGCAGTTCTTCGTTCTTCCGTTCGGGAATATCTTATGAGTGAAGCGATGTATCATTTGGGGATTCCAACGACTCGTGCTTTATCACTTTCGTTTAGCGGAGAACAAGTTGTACGAGATATTTTGTACGACGGAAATGCTGCTTATGAAAAAGGTGCAGTGATGACCAGAACCGCTCCAAGCTTTTTAAGATTTGGACATTTCGAATTGCTTTCTGCTCAAGGTGAAACTGAGACTTTAAAAGAACTTGCCGACTTTGCTATTGAAAATTATTTTCCAGAAATCGATATTAGTAGTCCAGATAAATATGCTGAATTTTTCAAAACAATAGCAAACAAAACTGCTGACATGATTGTGGATTGGTTTCGCGTAGGATTTGTTCATGGCGTTATGAATACTGATAACATGTCGATTCTAGGCTTAACGATTGATTATGGACCGTTTTCTTTCTTAGATGAGTATGATTTGAATTTCACACCAAATACAACCGATTTACCAGGTCGCAGATATGCTTTTGGAAATCAGGCAAAAATCGCACAATGGAATCTTTGGCAATTGGCCAACGCTTTATTTTCTTTAATTAAAGACGAATCCAAACTGGAAAAGATCCTTAATGATTTCAACACCACTTTTTGGATCAAACATGATGAAATGATGGCGAAGAAATTCGGATTTGATCAAGTTCAGGAAGGTGATGATGAACTGTTTACGAATGCGCAACAGCTCATGCAGGATTTAAAAATCGATTATACGTTGTTTTTTAAACAGTTAGAAACCTATTCTGAAAACATTGATTTTAAAGTTCATTTTAAAGAAGTATTTTATTCAAGAACGACAGAAGAGCAATTTGAAAAATTAAAAGATTTCCTTACTCTTTATCAAAATCGATTAACGAAAAACAGCATTTCAAAAACAGATTCTTTAACGTTAATGAATACCACCAATCCGAAATTTATCTTGAGAAACTATTTACTTTTCGAATGCATCAATGAATTGAATGAAGGAAAGAAAGATTTACTAAACAAACTTTTAACCGCTTTAGAAAATCCTTACGAAGAAATCTACCCCGAATTTTCTGTAAAGAGACCGAATGAATATGATGGCCAAACCGGCTGCTCTACCCTTTCCTGTAGTTCTTAA
- a CDS encoding DUF6080 domain-containing protein — protein MPKLITLNLKQKFTDFLKTVFPETKFELFLFLLFLTAYGILGTAIALNYRIIFDNRIPWDAYFSFDNRAIVMTGGGFERHPLANYFFNWIREFAYLFSNGKKDETFRLVLAWCSNLAVSLSLVQIYKYLKNIITLPKKISVLILFFFSFFSTPILLSFTPETYTYTLLFLVLFNYYAALKIRKEEKIPATALALAALSIGGLTITNIVKVYIPLLFEKNVFRNWRKFGNLVLRVLISVSVFVLLFLYRLDFKFLNFLNKSSEQYEKFSNPKVTPIWDMIASWFFGGNMLFSGFVIKDYHNKKGFQYKALFMDVYTSWIPYVFVATVLLLVLWSFVKNFKNKFVQILMISFLVDIVIHCVLKFGLHTSYIYGGHFIFVVPLLLGWLFYGYKDSPKTLSFLYVTVSVLFFYLAINNVFRMVEFFNFLEMYYR, from the coding sequence TTGCCGAAATTAATTACCTTGAATTTGAAACAAAAATTTACAGATTTTCTGAAAACTGTTTTCCCGGAAACAAAATTCGAATTGTTTTTATTTCTGCTGTTCCTTACTGCTTATGGTATTTTGGGAACTGCGATTGCGTTGAATTATCGAATTATTTTTGATAACCGAATTCCGTGGGACGCTTATTTCAGTTTTGATAACCGAGCGATTGTAATGACTGGTGGCGGCTTTGAAAGACATCCTTTGGCAAACTATTTTTTCAATTGGATTCGCGAATTTGCTTATCTGTTTTCAAATGGGAAGAAAGATGAAACCTTTAGACTTGTTTTGGCTTGGTGCAGCAACTTGGCAGTGAGTTTAAGTTTAGTTCAGATTTATAAATATTTAAAGAATATCATTACATTACCAAAAAAGATTTCGGTATTAATACTATTCTTTTTCTCCTTTTTCAGCACACCAATTTTACTTTCTTTCACGCCGGAAACGTATACTTACACCTTATTATTTTTGGTTTTGTTTAATTATTATGCAGCTTTAAAAATCAGAAAAGAAGAAAAAATTCCTGCAACTGCTTTGGCTTTAGCAGCACTTTCAATCGGAGGCTTAACCATTACTAATATTGTTAAAGTTTATATTCCGCTTCTGTTTGAAAAGAACGTTTTTAGAAACTGGCGAAAATTTGGAAATCTCGTTTTACGCGTTTTGATTTCCGTTTCAGTTTTTGTTTTACTATTTCTATATCGACTGGATTTTAAGTTTTTAAACTTTTTAAATAAATCTAGTGAACAGTACGAGAAGTTTTCTAATCCAAAAGTGACACCGATTTGGGACATGATTGCGTCGTGGTTTTTCGGCGGAAATATGCTTTTCAGTGGATTCGTCATTAAAGATTATCACAATAAAAAAGGATTTCAATACAAAGCACTTTTCATGGATGTTTATACTTCCTGGATTCCGTATGTATTTGTAGCAACGGTTTTACTACTTGTATTATGGAGTTTCGTAAAAAACTTTAAAAACAAATTCGTGCAGATTTTAATGATTTCTTTTTTAGTAGATATTGTGATTCACTGCGTTTTAAAATTTGGACTTCACACTTCTTACATTTACGGCGGACATTTTATATTTGTCGTCCCGTTGCTTCTTGGCTGGCTTTTTTACGGCTATAAAGATTCACCGAAAACACTTTCTTTTCTTTATGTTACGGTTTCTGTATTGTTCTTTTATTTGGCAATTAACAATGTTTTCAGAATGGTTGAGTTTTTCAACTTCCTGGAAATGTATTATCGATAA
- a CDS encoding stage 0 sporulation family protein, translated as MSCGCKTSGDSSHSCGTKSANGCGSVDTCGNSYKLSVFDWLSNINNPSQSQTDFVEVRFKNDRKFFYKNVNKLPLHMGSVITVESSPGHDIGVVSLTGELVKIQMKKKNISEDNPLKIYRLANQKDIEVWQDARGKEESVKIQARKIAYALNLEMKITDVEYQGDGTKVTFFYTAETRVDFRQLIKEFASLFRTKIDMKQIGFRQEAAKVGGIGSCGRELCCSTWLTDFRSVNTNAARYQQLSINPQKLAGQCGKLKCCLNYELDSYLDALSDFPSSSTTLDTEKGKAFCIKIDVFKKRMWFAYADHSMAWYDLDVQDVKKMIAKNKKGEKAQPLEDVKVLDAPVKSVDLIQENNMDRFERRGKGPGKNQNKRKPNNQQKQENKPAVNQGEKRKRISEKPTDKPVDKPAQPNAKSPQQKPKNFKKKPQPKRDDNA; from the coding sequence ATGAGTTGTGGATGTAAAACATCCGGCGATTCGTCCCATTCATGCGGAACAAAATCCGCGAATGGCTGTGGAAGTGTAGATACTTGCGGGAATAGCTATAAATTAAGCGTTTTCGATTGGCTCTCGAATATTAATAATCCATCTCAATCTCAAACAGATTTTGTGGAAGTAAGATTCAAGAACGATCGCAAATTTTTTTATAAAAACGTCAATAAATTACCGCTTCATATGGGAAGCGTCATCACAGTAGAATCTAGTCCGGGTCACGATATAGGTGTAGTAAGCCTCACAGGAGAATTGGTGAAAATTCAGATGAAAAAGAAAAACATCTCTGAAGATAACCCTCTAAAAATTTACCGATTAGCCAACCAAAAAGATATTGAGGTTTGGCAAGATGCCAGAGGAAAAGAAGAAAGTGTAAAAATTCAAGCCAGAAAGATTGCCTACGCGCTTAATCTTGAAATGAAAATCACCGATGTTGAATATCAGGGTGATGGCACGAAGGTTACGTTCTTTTATACCGCAGAAACGCGTGTAGATTTCCGACAGTTGATTAAAGAATTTGCTTCTTTATTCAGAACCAAAATCGATATGAAACAAATCGGTTTCCGCCAGGAAGCTGCAAAAGTTGGAGGTATCGGTTCTTGTGGAAGAGAATTGTGTTGTTCAACCTGGTTAACCGATTTCCGATCTGTAAATACCAATGCAGCACGTTATCAGCAGCTGAGTATTAATCCTCAGAAATTAGCTGGACAATGTGGAAAACTGAAATGCTGTCTGAACTACGAACTCGATAGCTATTTAGATGCATTAAGTGATTTCCCATCTTCATCAACTACGCTTGATACGGAGAAAGGAAAAGCTTTCTGTATTAAAATTGACGTTTTCAAAAAGAGAATGTGGTTCGCTTATGCAGATCATTCTATGGCTTGGTATGATTTGGATGTTCAGGATGTCAAAAAAATGATTGCCAAAAATAAAAAAGGCGAGAAAGCACAACCTTTAGAAGATGTAAAAGTTCTTGATGCTCCTGTAAAATCAGTAGATTTAATTCAGGAAAATAATATGGACCGCTTTGAAAGAAGAGGTAAAGGTCCCGGCAAAAATCAAAATAAGAGAAAACCGAATAACCAACAAAAGCAAGAGAACAAACCTGCAGTAAATCAAGGCGAAAAAAGAAAAAGAATTTCCGAAAAGCCAACTGACAAACCAGTTGATAAACCTGCACAGCCCAATGCGAAGTCGCCTCAACAAAAGCCAAAAAACTTTAAAAAGAAACCTCAGCCAAAACGTGATGACAATGCATAA
- a CDS encoding G-D-S-L family lipolytic protein, translating into MKKILISTIAVAALLSTVSCKTDFDTDVSSVVVTNGEANFTKFVSIGNSLTSGFRDGALYSDGQLQSFPSIMAQQMKLAGGGDFVQPMMPNNVGGFTSLFAASGGKDFYGKLTLKVVNGSLSPTPSAPGGDLDMIGGAGKMFNNMGVTGAKSFHLGINGYGNPAGLATGAANPYFVRFATGPNASVIGDAVAQAPTFFSLWIGNNDVLSYATSGGSGVDQTGNLNPATYGGNDITDPGVVASVINGYVSALTANGAKGVIANIPNVTSIPYFTTVPYNPLTPALLGANITALNASLYGPLKQALTAFGAGSRINLLSATSANPILILDTDLTDLSAQLTAALTPSLGAPTAAAFGQIYGRARQATSKDLVLLTASSAIGTTVAGAPASINVNGISYPMANQYVLTEKETAKVLTATAAYNASIKSIATAKGLAYVDANAKLVELSKVSGIQFDGVKYTASFVTGGTFSLDGVHLTGRGYALIANEFLRVINLKYKSNLPMVNVNSYQGITFP; encoded by the coding sequence ATGAAAAAAATACTAATTTCAACTATTGCTGTTGCGGCACTTTTGTCCACAGTAAGTTGTAAAACCGACTTTGATACTGACGTAAGTAGTGTAGTTGTGACTAATGGTGAGGCTAACTTTACAAAATTTGTGTCTATAGGAAACTCTTTGACCTCAGGTTTTAGAGATGGTGCTTTATATAGCGACGGACAGTTGCAATCTTTCCCTTCGATTATGGCTCAGCAAATGAAGCTTGCCGGTGGTGGAGATTTTGTACAGCCAATGATGCCAAATAATGTTGGTGGATTTACAAGTTTATTTGCTGCTTCAGGAGGAAAAGATTTCTACGGAAAACTGACTCTAAAAGTAGTTAATGGTTCTTTGTCACCTACGCCCAGTGCTCCAGGAGGGGATTTGGATATGATCGGTGGTGCTGGTAAGATGTTCAATAATATGGGTGTTACAGGTGCGAAGTCATTCCACTTAGGGATTAATGGATACGGTAATCCAGCAGGATTAGCAACAGGAGCGGCAAACCCTTACTTTGTAAGATTTGCGACTGGTCCAAATGCTTCTGTGATTGGTGATGCTGTTGCGCAAGCGCCAACATTCTTCTCACTTTGGATTGGAAATAACGATGTTCTTTCTTATGCAACAAGTGGAGGTTCAGGTGTTGATCAAACAGGTAACTTAAATCCAGCAACTTATGGTGGAAACGATATTACAGATCCAGGTGTAGTTGCTTCGGTAATTAATGGATATGTATCTGCTTTAACAGCAAATGGTGCAAAAGGAGTTATTGCAAATATTCCTAATGTAACTTCAATTCCATATTTTACAACTGTACCTTATAACCCATTAACGCCAGCATTGTTAGGAGCTAATATTACAGCGTTGAACGCGAGTCTATATGGTCCGTTAAAACAAGCGCTTACAGCTTTTGGAGCTGGGTCTAGAATTAATTTACTTTCTGCTACATCAGCAAATCCAATTTTAATTTTGGATACTGATTTAACAGATCTTTCTGCACAACTTACCGCGGCATTAACTCCTTCTTTAGGAGCTCCAACAGCTGCAGCTTTTGGTCAGATTTACGGTCGTGCTAGACAGGCAACTTCAAAAGATCTTGTTCTTTTAACAGCCAGTTCTGCAATCGGAACTACCGTTGCAGGAGCGCCAGCAAGCATTAATGTGAATGGGATTTCTTATCCAATGGCTAATCAATATGTATTAACGGAAAAAGAAACTGCAAAAGTCTTAACAGCAACTGCAGCTTATAATGCTTCTATTAAATCTATTGCAACTGCAAAAGGATTGGCCTATGTAGACGCAAATGCTAAATTGGTTGAGCTTTCGAAAGTATCTGGAATTCAATTTGACGGAGTAAAATACACCGCAAGTTTTGTAACTGGAGGAACATTCTCACTAGATGGTGTTCACCTTACAGGAAGAGGATATGCTTTAATCGCTAATGAATTTTTAAGAGTGATTAATCTAAAGTATAAATCAAATTTACCAATGGTAAACGTGAATAGCTATCAGGGAATAACTTTCCCATAA
- a CDS encoding OmpP1/FadL family transporter, whose product MKKIVVTTALLAGVLAYAGGFRVSLQGVKQLAMAHTSAHVEDASVTFFNPAGMSFIPNRLSVAAGGFGINAEVEYQNLSTLQSYKTDNPLGTPIYAAVAYKIVDNVSVGFNFSTPFGSTIDWGKNWAGSEMVQKIELKAFYFQPMVSFKLAPWASVGGSFIYAKGSVDWDKSVTQLGGSININDSKASGTGFGLGFYLRPTENLDVSIAYRSPVDMKADEGIATFNVSSSLFSTIGLDANGQDKFKAVLPLVDEYTIGLTYKITPKWLVSGDFNYAGWQRYNKLTLDFENAKVGPPSDPTVLVSPKDFHSTQTWRIGTQYMITDKLAGRIGYYHDESPYTDEHFIPDTPSFNANVITGGIGYKWNNFGIDLAGAYNFQMPRDVKNAYYNFYGQAKAKAYYFGLGLSYNAF is encoded by the coding sequence ATGAAAAAAATAGTTGTAACAACAGCATTGTTGGCCGGCGTTCTTGCTTATGCGGGAGGCTTTAGGGTTTCTTTACAAGGCGTAAAGCAATTGGCAATGGCTCATACAAGTGCTCATGTTGAAGATGCGAGTGTGACATTCTTCAATCCAGCTGGGATGTCTTTTATTCCAAATAGATTAAGTGTCGCTGCGGGTGGATTCGGAATCAACGCAGAGGTTGAGTATCAGAATCTTTCAACTTTGCAATCTTACAAGACAGATAATCCTTTGGGAACCCCGATTTATGCGGCGGTTGCCTATAAGATTGTAGATAATGTTTCGGTAGGTTTCAATTTCTCTACACCATTCGGAAGTACAATCGATTGGGGTAAAAATTGGGCTGGAAGCGAAATGGTACAGAAAATTGAATTGAAAGCTTTCTATTTTCAACCAATGGTTTCTTTTAAATTAGCGCCATGGGCTTCGGTAGGTGGTAGTTTTATTTATGCTAAAGGATCTGTAGATTGGGATAAATCGGTTACGCAATTAGGAGGAAGTATAAATATTAATGATAGCAAAGCTTCAGGAACTGGATTCGGTTTAGGATTTTATTTAAGACCAACTGAGAATTTAGACGTGAGTATTGCTTACCGTTCACCTGTTGACATGAAGGCGGATGAAGGAATTGCTACTTTTAATGTTTCTTCGAGTTTATTTTCAACGATTGGTTTAGATGCTAATGGTCAAGATAAATTTAAAGCTGTTTTACCTTTGGTAGATGAATATACAATTGGACTAACTTACAAGATTACACCGAAGTGGTTAGTGTCTGGAGATTTTAATTATGCAGGTTGGCAGCGATACAACAAGTTAACTTTGGATTTTGAAAACGCTAAAGTGGGCCCACCAAGTGATCCTACTGTTTTGGTTTCTCCTAAAGATTTCCACAGTACACAAACTTGGAGAATTGGAACACAATATATGATTACCGATAAATTGGCAGGAAGAATTGGTTATTATCATGATGAATCACCTTATACTGATGAGCATTTTATTCCTGATACTCCTTCTTTCAATGCGAATGTAATTACAGGAGGTATTGGTTACAAGTGGAATAACTTTGGGATTGATTTAGCAGGAGCTTATAACTTCCAGATGCCAAGAGACGTGAAAAACGCTTATTATAATTTCTACGGGCAAGCTAAAGCTAAAGCATATTACTTTGGTTTAGGTTTATCATATAACGCATTTTAA